Proteins found in one Bacillus subtilis subsp. subtilis str. 168 genomic segment:
- the ytzJ gene encoding putative sporulation-related conserved protein (Evidence 3: Putative function from multiple computational evidences; Product type cp: cell process): MEVYSDRQLAKDQAARLRQGFSAYAETNSLASLIKKELQSHNLQVYEDLTDFGCWFIPVTDEH; encoded by the coding sequence ATGGAGGTTTACAGTGACCGTCAGTTAGCAAAAGATCAAGCAGCCCGTCTCAGACAAGGTTTTTCTGCATATGCCGAAACAAACTCACTCGCTTCCCTCATCAAAAAAGAACTTCAATCACACAATCTCCAAGTCTACGAGGACCTTACTGATTTCGGCTGCTGGTTCATCCCCGTCACAGATGAACACTAA
- the nrnA gene encoding nanoRNase (oligoribonuclease) (3'->5'short substrates, 5'->3' long substrates), 3',5'-bisphosphate nucleotidase (Evidence 1a: Function from experimental evidences in the studied strain; PubMedId: 17586819, 19553197, 22102036, 26735940, 28894100; Product type e: enzyme) yields MKTELIRTISLYDTIILHRHVRPDPDAYGSQCGLTEILRETYPEKNIFAVGTPEPSLSFLYSLDEVDNETYEGALVIVCDTANQERIDDQRYPSGAKLMKIDHHPNEDPYGDLLWVDTSASSVSEMIYELYLEGKEHGWKLNTKAAELIYAGIVGDTGRFLFPNTTEKTLKYAGELIQYPFSSSELFNQLYETKLNVVKLNGFIFQNVSLSENGAASVFIKKDTLEKFGTTASEASQLVGTLGNISGIRAWVFFVEEDDQIRVRFRSKGPVINGLARKYNGGGHPLASGASIYSWDEADRILADLETLCKEHE; encoded by the coding sequence ATGAAAACAGAATTGATCAGAACCATATCATTATATGACACGATTATCTTACATAGACATGTGCGTCCTGATCCGGATGCCTACGGATCACAGTGTGGGCTTACGGAAATCCTGCGTGAAACATATCCTGAAAAAAATATTTTTGCGGTCGGCACGCCTGAACCGTCCCTCTCTTTCTTATATTCCCTTGATGAGGTGGACAATGAAACATATGAAGGCGCACTTGTCATTGTCTGCGATACGGCAAATCAGGAAAGAATCGACGATCAGCGTTATCCTTCAGGCGCCAAACTAATGAAAATCGACCACCATCCGAACGAAGATCCATACGGTGACCTTCTCTGGGTCGATACAAGCGCCAGCTCAGTAAGTGAAATGATTTACGAGCTGTATTTAGAAGGAAAAGAGCACGGCTGGAAGCTGAATACGAAAGCGGCAGAGCTGATCTACGCCGGCATTGTTGGAGATACCGGACGCTTTTTATTTCCGAATACCACGGAAAAAACACTAAAATATGCAGGCGAGCTCATTCAGTATCCATTCTCTTCCTCAGAGTTATTTAATCAATTGTATGAAACAAAACTGAATGTGGTGAAGCTTAACGGCTTTATCTTTCAAAATGTGTCTTTGTCCGAAAACGGGGCGGCTTCTGTTTTCATCAAAAAGGATACGCTTGAAAAATTCGGCACAACGGCTTCTGAAGCGTCGCAGCTTGTCGGGACGCTTGGCAATATCTCAGGTATTCGCGCCTGGGTGTTTTTCGTAGAAGAAGACGATCAAATCAGAGTCAGATTCCGTTCGAAGGGGCCTGTCATTAACGGACTTGCCCGGAAATATAACGGCGGAGGGCATCCGTTAGCTTCAGGCGCCTCTATTTACAGCTGGGATGAAGCTGATCGTATTTTAGCTGATCTGGAAACATTATGTAAAGAACACGAGTAG
- the ytpI gene encoding hypothetical protein (Evidence 4: Unknown function but conserved in other organisms): MLVLVFLIGLSACFYVYYKVKGVRAKPSLAKEICSAKSSMALGSLVLFYGLNQMILFHSVLTLVIGGIFIVIGAGSAWAGYKAFRHYNPLHAKEAERDHA; the protein is encoded by the coding sequence ATGCTGGTTCTTGTTTTTTTGATTGGGCTTTCAGCCTGCTTTTATGTGTACTATAAAGTAAAAGGCGTACGGGCAAAGCCATCTTTGGCAAAAGAAATATGTTCAGCAAAATCAAGCATGGCCTTAGGGTCACTAGTCCTGTTCTACGGGCTTAACCAAATGATATTATTCCATTCAGTATTAACGTTAGTAATCGGCGGTATCTTTATCGTCATAGGAGCAGGAAGCGCTTGGGCAGGTTATAAAGCCTTCAGGCATTACAATCCCCTTCACGCCAAAGAAGCTGAAAGAGATCACGCGTAA
- the ytoI gene encoding hypothetical protein (Evidence 4: Unknown function but conserved in other organisms; PubMedId: 26296725), whose protein sequence is MATKHEQILTYIDSLPVGEKISVRRIAKEMKVSEGTAYRAIKEAENKGFVSTIERVGTIRIEQKKKENIEKLTYAEVVNVIDGQVLGGRAGLHKTLNKFVIGAMELDAMMRYTAAGNLLIVGNRINAHRQALEAGAAVLVTGGFNTDDSIVQLADELELPILSTSYDTFTVAAMINRAIYDQLIKKEIVLVEDILTPADRTVYLSPKDKLEKWYEKNFETGHGRFPVVDDQMKIHGILTSKDIAGHDRNASIEKVMTKNPVTVIGKTSVASAAQMMVWEGIEVLPVTDGHQKLIGMISRQDVLKALQMIQKQPQVGEKLDDIVSRGFKDEGDDKEDQTVYEYEVTPQMTNQLGTISYGVFTTILTQAANRFLRSKKRGELVIESITIFFLKPVQMESVIEVKPRILEAGRKFGKMEVEVHSQGHIVSKAMLMVQLMERS, encoded by the coding sequence TTGGCAACGAAGCATGAACAAATTTTAACGTATATCGATTCACTGCCTGTCGGTGAAAAAATTTCTGTCCGAAGAATTGCAAAGGAAATGAAAGTAAGCGAAGGAACCGCGTACAGAGCGATCAAGGAAGCAGAGAATAAAGGGTTTGTCAGCACGATTGAACGTGTGGGCACAATCAGAATTGAACAAAAGAAAAAAGAGAACATTGAAAAGCTTACCTATGCAGAGGTTGTAAATGTTATAGACGGACAAGTGCTCGGAGGCAGGGCAGGGCTCCATAAGACATTGAATAAATTCGTCATCGGCGCGATGGAGCTTGACGCGATGATGCGTTACACCGCAGCGGGGAATCTTTTGATTGTCGGAAACAGAATCAATGCACACAGGCAGGCGCTTGAAGCGGGCGCGGCCGTATTGGTGACCGGGGGCTTTAACACGGATGACAGCATTGTGCAGCTGGCAGATGAGCTTGAACTGCCGATTTTATCCACGAGCTATGACACCTTTACAGTTGCCGCGATGATTAACCGGGCAATATATGACCAGCTGATCAAAAAAGAAATTGTTTTGGTGGAGGACATCCTAACACCTGCTGACCGCACGGTATATCTTTCGCCTAAGGATAAACTTGAAAAATGGTATGAGAAAAATTTTGAAACGGGGCACGGCCGCTTCCCGGTTGTCGACGATCAAATGAAAATCCATGGCATTCTGACATCAAAAGATATTGCTGGCCATGACCGAAATGCATCTATAGAAAAAGTCATGACCAAAAATCCCGTCACGGTTATTGGGAAAACATCTGTCGCTTCAGCTGCGCAAATGATGGTATGGGAAGGGATCGAAGTGCTTCCCGTCACTGACGGCCACCAAAAACTCATCGGCATGATCAGCCGCCAAGACGTATTGAAAGCTCTTCAAATGATTCAAAAGCAGCCGCAGGTCGGGGAGAAGCTTGATGATATCGTTTCAAGGGGGTTTAAAGATGAGGGTGATGATAAAGAAGATCAAACGGTTTACGAGTATGAAGTCACGCCGCAAATGACAAATCAGCTTGGAACCATTTCTTATGGCGTATTTACGACCATTTTGACGCAAGCGGCAAACCGATTTTTGCGCTCGAAAAAACGCGGCGAACTCGTCATAGAGAGCATCACCATCTTCTTTTTGAAGCCTGTGCAGATGGAATCAGTCATCGAAGTCAAACCTCGCATCTTGGAGGCCGGCAGAAAGTTTGGGAAAATGGAAGTGGAAGTGCACAGCCAAGGTCATATCGTGTCTAAAGCGATGCTGATGGTTCAGCTGATGGAAAGAAGCTAA
- the ytnM gene encoding putative transporter (Evidence 3: Putative function from multiple computational evidences; PubMedId: 15849754, 16850406, 23944997; Product type t: transporter) encodes MKKLIVFAFIGLLSQLIDGSLGMAYGVTSTSLLLAFGITPAVASASVHLAEVVTTAASGVSHIKFGNVDKQTVYQLVIPGSIGAFLGAAFLSQLPGDVAKPYISLFLLLLGGYVLIRFLFQYKPALEKKHVPLNRKQSIPLGVIAGFADATGGGGWGPVTTPILLSRKGLSPRKVVGTVDTSEFAIAVSATAGFLISLGWEDVNWLWVFSLMAGGIIAAPIAAWLVQKFHPQLMGVLVGGFIILVNARTLINEWIANTAVHPLIYTAIGAIWLSAVLFVLSKIGNRNIVKTAVDVHLKEK; translated from the coding sequence ATGAAGAAATTAATCGTTTTTGCATTTATTGGTTTATTGTCGCAGTTAATAGACGGTTCGTTAGGTATGGCTTATGGGGTTACCTCAACTTCTTTGTTATTGGCGTTTGGCATCACACCTGCTGTGGCTTCGGCTTCTGTCCATTTAGCGGAAGTCGTAACGACTGCCGCATCGGGAGTGTCGCATATTAAATTTGGCAATGTTGACAAACAAACCGTTTATCAGCTTGTCATTCCCGGCTCTATAGGCGCTTTTTTAGGCGCGGCATTCCTCAGCCAATTACCTGGAGATGTGGCGAAACCCTATATTTCTTTGTTTTTGCTCCTTCTGGGCGGATATGTATTGATCAGGTTTTTATTTCAATATAAGCCGGCTCTTGAGAAGAAGCATGTGCCGTTAAACCGAAAACAATCCATCCCATTGGGAGTGATCGCTGGTTTTGCAGATGCCACAGGCGGAGGCGGCTGGGGACCGGTGACCACTCCGATTTTATTATCCCGCAAAGGCTTGAGCCCGAGGAAAGTTGTCGGGACTGTAGACACAAGTGAATTTGCCATCGCCGTATCTGCAACCGCCGGTTTTCTTATTTCATTAGGATGGGAGGACGTCAATTGGTTATGGGTGTTTTCACTAATGGCCGGCGGAATTATCGCTGCCCCTATCGCAGCATGGCTGGTGCAGAAGTTTCATCCGCAATTGATGGGTGTGCTTGTAGGAGGATTTATTATTCTGGTAAATGCCAGAACATTAATAAATGAATGGATCGCAAACACAGCTGTTCATCCATTGATCTATACGGCCATAGGGGCGATATGGCTATCCGCAGTTTTATTTGTTTTATCTAAAATAGGGAATCGAAATATTGTTAAGACAGCGGTTGATGTCCATTTAAAAGAAAAATAA
- the sndA gene encoding S-alkyl-N-acetyl-metabolite deacetylase (Evidence 1a: Function from experimental evidences in the studied strain; PubMedId: 10588044, 10939241, 11423008, 16109943, 23944997; Product type e: enzyme), with amino-acid sequence MSLDYWRNIEGSYPYQTTGNDILTLKEESNPVNLSTLEKQLIGIRRHLHQYPELSKEEFETTAFIKKCLKEKGIQIRPTALKTGVFADIAGESEGPAIALRADIDALPIEEKTGLPYASKHKGIMHACGHDFHTAALLGAAFLLKENQDSLKGKIRLLFQPAEEAGAGATKVIEDGQLDGIDAVIGLHNKPDIAVGTVGLKTGPLMAAVDRFKVEIEGKGAHAALPHNGFDPIIGASQLIVALQTIVSRNVNPLQSAILTVGKINGGSTWNVIPDTVVIEGTVRTFDSEVRNQVKQRFFAVTEQISAAFSLKANVKWHSGPPPLCNDEAITGLVRDAAHKAKLQVIDPAPSTAGEDFAYYLEHIPGSFAFFGTDGDHDWHHPAFTIDETAIIKASYFLYESAKRLLDSNEESKISD; translated from the coding sequence ATGTCTTTGGATTATTGGAGAAATATAGAAGGCTCCTATCCATATCAGACTACAGGAAATGACATCCTGACGTTGAAAGAGGAGTCTAATCCCGTAAATCTCTCAACGCTAGAAAAGCAGCTCATCGGCATTCGCCGGCACCTGCACCAATATCCTGAACTGTCAAAAGAAGAATTTGAAACAACTGCTTTTATAAAAAAATGCCTTAAAGAAAAGGGGATACAGATTCGCCCTACTGCTCTAAAAACGGGTGTGTTCGCAGACATAGCAGGGGAGTCAGAAGGTCCGGCGATTGCTTTGAGGGCTGATATTGACGCCTTGCCAATTGAAGAAAAAACAGGATTGCCTTATGCGTCTAAACATAAAGGGATCATGCATGCGTGCGGTCATGATTTTCATACGGCAGCGCTTCTTGGTGCGGCCTTTTTATTGAAGGAAAATCAAGACAGTCTGAAAGGAAAGATTCGTTTATTATTTCAGCCAGCAGAGGAAGCGGGTGCAGGCGCTACAAAAGTGATAGAGGACGGCCAACTGGATGGCATTGATGCGGTTATTGGCCTTCACAATAAACCGGATATCGCGGTTGGGACTGTAGGGTTAAAAACAGGCCCGCTTATGGCTGCTGTTGACCGATTTAAAGTAGAGATAGAAGGGAAAGGTGCTCATGCAGCATTGCCGCATAATGGTTTTGATCCAATTATCGGCGCCTCTCAGCTTATTGTCGCCCTGCAAACGATTGTAAGCAGAAATGTAAACCCGCTGCAAAGCGCGATTTTAACCGTAGGGAAAATCAACGGCGGCAGCACTTGGAATGTCATTCCGGATACAGTGGTCATTGAGGGCACTGTTCGTACATTTGATTCAGAGGTTCGTAATCAAGTGAAACAGCGTTTTTTTGCAGTCACAGAGCAGATTTCTGCCGCTTTCTCGTTAAAGGCAAATGTGAAGTGGCATTCCGGACCGCCGCCGCTTTGTAATGATGAGGCAATTACGGGGCTGGTGCGAGACGCTGCACATAAAGCGAAACTTCAAGTCATTGATCCCGCCCCATCAACCGCGGGGGAAGATTTTGCTTATTATCTTGAGCATATTCCGGGATCCTTTGCGTTTTTTGGAACAGACGGTGATCATGATTGGCACCACCCTGCATTTACAATAGATGAAACTGCAATTATCAAAGCCTCTTATTTTTTATATGAAAGCGCCAAGAGATTGTTAGATTCGAATGAAGAGTCAAAAATATCTGATTGA
- the ribR gene encoding FMN-riboswitch-binding activator of rib genes (Evidence 1a: Function from experimental evidences in the studied strain; PubMedId: 10939241, 11423008, 15668000, 16109943, 17590224, 23944997, 26494285; Product type r: regulator), which translates to MTIIAGTVVKGKQLGRKLGFPTANVDAKIHGLRNGVYGVLATVNHQFHLGVMNIGVKPTVGSNLEKTLEIFLFDFHRDIYGEKIECSILFKIREERRFDSLESLTKQIKKDISCVAKRFELIGIMAPNKKESLLSHQELNLPDLCFYKKCNNLYGVNRGVYNVIDNWFFEYGITQVAYRRIYILSFLSFLKEDNPKVSSKYIRFGAGGLADKLNRFISSYVEESEENILG; encoded by the coding sequence TTGACGATCATTGCCGGTACGGTTGTGAAAGGAAAACAATTAGGCAGAAAGCTTGGATTCCCCACGGCAAATGTAGATGCAAAAATACATGGGCTGCGTAATGGAGTTTATGGGGTTCTGGCGACAGTCAATCATCAATTTCATTTAGGGGTTATGAATATCGGTGTGAAACCGACGGTGGGCTCTAACCTTGAAAAGACATTGGAGATTTTTTTGTTTGACTTTCATAGAGACATTTATGGAGAAAAAATCGAATGCAGCATTCTCTTTAAAATTAGAGAAGAAAGAAGGTTTGATTCTTTGGAGTCTTTAACAAAGCAAATTAAAAAGGATATTTCGTGCGTTGCAAAACGCTTTGAGCTGATTGGGATTATGGCACCAAACAAAAAAGAAAGCCTTCTTTCCCATCAGGAGTTAAATCTTCCGGATCTCTGCTTTTACAAGAAATGTAATAACCTATATGGCGTCAACCGAGGCGTATACAATGTCATTGATAACTGGTTTTTTGAGTACGGAATTACACAAGTAGCTTACAGGCGCATTTATATTTTATCTTTTTTAAGCTTTTTGAAAGAAGATAATCCGAAAGTTTCCAGCAAGTATATAAGATTTGGGGCGGGCGGTCTTGCTGATAAATTGAACCGATTTATTTCATCTTATGTTGAAGAGTCTGAAGAAAATATATTGGGATAG
- the cmoJ gene encoding monooxygenase (S-alkyl substrates) (Evidence 1a: Function from experimental evidences in the studied strain; PubMedId: 10939241, 11423008, 16109943, 23944997; Product type e: enzyme) yields MTRADFIQFGAMIHGVGGTTDGWRHPDVDPSASTNIEFYMKKAQTAEKGLFSFIFIADGLFISEKSIPHFLNRFEPITILSALASVTKNIGLVGTFSTSFTEPFTISRQLMSLDHISGGRAGWNLVTSPQEGAARNHSKSNLPEHTERYEIAQEHLDVVRGLWNSWEHDAFIHNKKTGQFFDQAKLHRLNHKGKYFQVEGPLNIGRSKQGEPVVFQAGSSETGRQFAAKNADAIFTHSNSLEETKAFYADVKSRAADEGRDPSSVRIFPGISPIVADTEEEAEKKYREFAELIPIENAVTYLARFFDDYDLSVYPLDEPFPDIGDVGKNAFQSTTDRIKREAKARNLTLREVAQEMAFPRTLFIGTPERVASLIETWFNAEAADGFIVGSDIPGTLDAFVEKVIPILQERGLYRQDYRGGTLRENLGLGIPQHQSVLHSSHH; encoded by the coding sequence ATGACACGTGCAGATTTTATTCAGTTTGGAGCCATGATTCACGGTGTCGGGGGAACAACTGACGGCTGGCGTCATCCCGATGTTGATCCCTCGGCCAGCACGAATATTGAATTTTACATGAAAAAGGCGCAAACAGCTGAAAAAGGTTTGTTTAGTTTTATTTTCATTGCAGACGGCTTATTTATTTCTGAAAAATCGATTCCTCATTTTTTAAACCGTTTTGAACCGATCACCATTTTATCTGCGCTGGCATCGGTTACCAAAAATATTGGTTTAGTAGGGACGTTCTCTACATCTTTTACTGAGCCATTCACTATCTCCAGACAATTGATGTCGCTGGACCATATCAGCGGGGGCAGGGCCGGCTGGAATCTGGTTACTTCGCCGCAGGAAGGAGCGGCGCGCAACCATAGTAAGTCTAATTTGCCAGAACACACTGAACGTTACGAGATCGCACAAGAGCATTTGGATGTTGTGCGCGGGCTGTGGAATTCCTGGGAGCATGACGCATTTATACACAATAAGAAAACAGGGCAGTTTTTCGATCAGGCGAAGCTTCATCGCCTGAATCATAAAGGAAAGTATTTTCAAGTAGAGGGGCCCTTGAATATCGGGCGCTCTAAGCAGGGAGAGCCTGTAGTGTTTCAAGCGGGTTCATCAGAAACAGGCCGGCAGTTTGCTGCTAAAAATGCGGATGCGATTTTTACCCATTCCAATTCATTAGAAGAGACAAAAGCGTTTTATGCGGATGTGAAAAGCCGAGCTGCTGATGAAGGGCGTGATCCTTCAAGTGTGCGGATTTTTCCAGGGATCAGCCCGATTGTGGCAGATACGGAAGAAGAGGCGGAAAAGAAGTATCGTGAATTTGCAGAATTGATACCGATTGAAAATGCTGTTACTTATTTGGCCCGTTTTTTTGATGATTATGATCTGAGTGTTTACCCGTTGGATGAGCCATTTCCCGATATTGGCGATGTGGGAAAGAATGCGTTTCAAAGCACAACAGACCGGATTAAGAGAGAAGCAAAAGCCAGAAATCTGACATTGCGGGAGGTAGCACAGGAAATGGCTTTTCCACGGACTCTATTCATCGGAACACCAGAGCGTGTCGCATCCTTAATTGAAACTTGGTTCAACGCTGAGGCGGCGGATGGGTTTATCGTTGGGTCGGATATACCGGGAACACTTGATGCTTTTGTAGAAAAGGTGATTCCGATTCTTCAAGAAAGAGGGCTTTATCGTCAAGATTATCGCGGCGGGACATTGCGGGAAAATCTCGGTCTTGGCATTCCGCAGCATCAATCCGTTTTACATTCATCACATCATTAG
- the cmoI gene encoding redoxin (Evidence 1a: Function from experimental evidences in the studied strain; PubMedId: 10939241, 11423008, 16109943, 23944997; Product type e: enzyme), with the protein MSDVVNIVVWSKKGCSYCEEVKNYLNEKGFPFQNIDVSEKEKLRDILQVKYGVRHVPVVEIGRGNQYQGITEIGIEHLDLALANHAQIKEAKR; encoded by the coding sequence ATGAGTGATGTTGTGAACATTGTGGTTTGGAGTAAAAAAGGCTGTTCGTATTGTGAGGAAGTCAAGAATTATTTGAATGAAAAAGGGTTCCCGTTCCAAAATATCGATGTTTCAGAGAAAGAAAAGCTTCGGGATATTTTACAGGTGAAATATGGGGTGCGCCATGTGCCTGTGGTCGAAATCGGGCGCGGCAATCAGTATCAAGGGATAACTGAAATCGGCATTGAACACCTTGATCTTGCACTTGCTAATCATGCACAGATAAAGGAGGCAAAAAGATGA
- the cmoO gene encoding monooxygenase (S-alkyl substrates) (Evidence 1a: Function from experimental evidences in the studied strain; PubMedId: 9836433, 10939241, 11423008, 16109943, 23944997; Product type e: enzyme), producing the protein MIRLSILDQSLIGEGETAADTLQHTVKLAQMAEECGYHRFWVAEHHNNDEIAGSAPEVLLGYLAASTRKIRLASGGVMLQHYSSYKVAEQFHLLSALAPGRIDLGVGKAPGGFQLSTDALQAEYKKPVRQFDEKLEELTHFVRDDFPDTHRYAALRPRPQVDRKPGIFLLGGSTESAISAAKLGISFVFAYFINGEEEVLKEARRAFDAHLPPGSEAEFHLAPAVFAAHTKEEAEKHIVSRESIKVVLKDGRKVNVGSREQAEAYLENVTEPYDIIVQKTGIIAGTKEEVAEELTRLSGTYKINDFVIFTPIKNAVEKQLSYQLLSDAVLAAKR; encoded by the coding sequence ATGATCCGCTTAAGTATTTTAGACCAAAGCTTGATTGGTGAAGGGGAGACAGCAGCTGATACATTACAGCATACAGTGAAATTGGCACAAATGGCTGAAGAATGTGGATATCACCGATTTTGGGTGGCCGAACATCACAACAATGATGAGATTGCAGGGTCTGCACCCGAGGTTCTTTTAGGCTATCTTGCTGCAAGCACAAGAAAAATTCGTTTAGCATCAGGCGGAGTGATGCTGCAGCATTACAGCTCTTATAAAGTAGCGGAGCAATTCCATCTTCTATCAGCGTTAGCTCCCGGCCGTATAGATCTTGGAGTGGGCAAAGCGCCCGGCGGGTTTCAGCTGTCCACAGACGCGCTGCAGGCCGAATATAAAAAACCGGTGCGTCAGTTTGATGAAAAACTGGAGGAGCTTACTCATTTCGTTCGGGATGATTTTCCTGATACCCACCGCTATGCCGCATTGCGTCCTAGGCCGCAGGTTGATCGGAAGCCGGGTATTTTTCTATTGGGAGGAAGCACAGAGAGTGCCATTTCTGCTGCAAAACTGGGAATCTCTTTTGTCTTTGCTTACTTTATTAACGGTGAAGAGGAAGTGCTGAAGGAAGCCCGCCGAGCATTTGACGCGCATCTCCCGCCAGGATCTGAGGCTGAATTTCATCTTGCCCCCGCTGTTTTTGCGGCACATACAAAAGAAGAAGCGGAAAAACATATTGTGTCGCGTGAATCGATAAAAGTGGTTTTGAAAGACGGGCGTAAGGTCAACGTCGGTTCCCGCGAACAGGCTGAGGCCTATCTGGAAAACGTCACAGAGCCCTATGACATCATCGTGCAAAAAACCGGGATTATTGCCGGAACAAAGGAAGAAGTGGCAGAAGAATTAACACGTTTATCAGGCACATACAAAATCAATGATTTTGTTATTTTTACACCGATCAAAAATGCTGTAGAAAAACAGCTGTCTTATCAGCTGCTGAGCGATGCAGTTTTAGCTGCAAAACGTTAA
- the tcyN gene encoding sulfur-containing amino-acid ABC transporter (ATP-binding protein) (Evidence 1a: Function from experimental evidences in the studied strain; PubMedId: 10939241, 11423008, 15262924, 23944997; Product type t: transporter): MIEIKNIHKQFGIHHVLKGINLTVRKGEVVTIIGPSGSGKTTFLRCLNLLERPDEGIISIHDKVINCRFPSKKEVHWLRKQTAMVFQQYHLFAHKTVIENVMEGLTIARKMRKQDAYAVAENELRKVGLQDKLNAYPSQLSGGQKQRVGIARALAIHPDVLLFDEPTAALDPELVGEVLEVMLEIVKTGATMIVVTHEMEFARRVSDQVVFMDEGVIVEQGTPEEVFRHTKKDRTRQFLRRVSPEYLFEPKEHIKEPVI, translated from the coding sequence ATGATTGAGATTAAAAATATCCATAAACAGTTTGGCATCCACCATGTATTAAAAGGGATAAATCTCACGGTACGCAAGGGAGAAGTTGTGACGATTATCGGGCCGAGCGGATCAGGGAAAACCACCTTTTTACGGTGCCTGAATTTATTAGAACGTCCAGACGAAGGGATCATTTCTATACATGACAAAGTGATTAATTGCCGCTTTCCGTCCAAAAAAGAGGTTCACTGGCTCAGAAAACAGACGGCAATGGTATTTCAGCAATACCACCTGTTTGCTCACAAAACGGTGATTGAAAATGTCATGGAGGGCTTGACGATTGCCCGGAAAATGAGAAAACAAGACGCGTATGCCGTAGCGGAAAATGAACTGAGAAAGGTCGGGCTTCAAGATAAATTGAACGCTTATCCGAGTCAGTTATCGGGAGGACAAAAGCAGAGGGTAGGGATAGCAAGGGCGCTTGCCATTCATCCTGATGTGCTGCTGTTCGATGAGCCGACGGCAGCGCTTGACCCGGAGCTGGTCGGTGAAGTGCTTGAGGTAATGCTGGAAATCGTGAAAACCGGAGCCACCATGATTGTTGTTACACATGAAATGGAGTTTGCAAGAAGGGTCTCTGATCAAGTTGTTTTTATGGATGAAGGAGTCATTGTTGAACAAGGAACCCCGGAGGAAGTCTTCCGCCATACCAAAAAAGACAGAACGAGGCAGTTTCTCCGCCGTGTTTCGCCGGAATATTTATTTGAACCAAAAGAACACATAAAGGAGCCGGTGATATGA